One Canis lupus familiaris isolate Mischka breed German Shepherd chromosome 20, alternate assembly UU_Cfam_GSD_1.0, whole genome shotgun sequence genomic region harbors:
- the LOC484858 gene encoding olfactory receptor 10H3, whose protein sequence is MVSEFILVGFSTFPQHLLPAFFLFYLLMYLFTLLGNLLIMATVWSERSLHTPMYLFLCALSISEILFTVTLTPRMLVDMLSSHRSITFVACATQMFFSFTFGFTHSFLLMIMGYDRYVAICHPLRYNVLMSPRGCAHLVSWTWAGGSVMGMMVTLIVFHLTFCGSNVIHHFACHVLSLLQLACGKETFSVTLGVILVCVSALMGCLSLIVLSYVFIVAAILRIPSAEGRHKTFSTCVSHLTVVIVHYGFASIIYLKPKGPHSTDSNTLMATTYIVFTPFLSPIIFSLRNKELKNAIKKSFQRKFSPLSS, encoded by the coding sequence ATGGTGTCTGAATTCATCCTCGTGGGCTTCTCCACCTTCCCACAGCatctcctgcctgccttctttctgttctACTTGCTGATGTACCTGTTCACGCTGCTGGGGAACCTGCTCATCATGGCTACTGTCTGGAGTGAGCGCAGCCTGCACACGCCCATGTACCTCTTCCTGTGTGCCCTGTCCATCTCTGAGATTCTGTTCACTGTTACCCTCACCCCCCGCATGCTGGTTGACATGCTCTCCAGCCACCGCTCCATCACCTTTGTGgcctgtgccacccagatgttcTTCTCCTTCACGTTTGGCTTCACCCATTCCTTCTTGCTCATGATCATGGGCTATGACCGCTACGTGGCCATCTGCCACCCCCTGCGCTACAACGTGCTCATGAGCCCCCGTGGATGTGCCCACCTCGTGTCCTGGACCTgggctggtggctcagtcatggGGATGATGGTGACCCTGATAGTTTTTCATCTCACCTTCTGTGGGTCTAACGTGATCCACCATTTTGCTTGCCATGTGCTTTCCCTCCTACAGTTGGCCTGTGGGAAGGAGACATTCTCTGTCACCTTGGGAGTGATTCTGGTGTGTGTCTCAGCTCTGATGGGCTGCTTATCCCTCATCGTCCTCTCTTATGTCTTCATCGTGGCTGCCATCTTGAGGATCCCGTCTGCTGAGGGCAGACACAAGACCTTCTCCACCTGTGTGTCCCACCTCACTGTGGTCATTGTGCACTATGGTTTTGCCTCCATTATCTACCTCAAGCCCAAGGGCCCCCATTCTACGGACAGTAACACTCTAATGGCCACCACCTATATAGTCTTCACCCCGTTTCTCAGCCCAATCATTTTCAGCCTCAGGAATAAGGAGCTCAAGAATGCCATAAAGAAAAGCTTCCAGAGAAAATTCAGTCCCCTTAGCTCCTGA
- the OR10H4C gene encoding olfactory receptor family 10 subfamily H member 4C (The RefSeq protein has 1 substitution compared to this genomic sequence), whose protein sequence is MVSEFILVGFSTFPQHLLPVFFLFYLLMYLFTLLGNLLIMATIWSERNLHTPMYLFLCALSTSEILFTVAVTPRMLVDMLSSHRSITFVACATQMFFSFTFGFTHSFLLMIMGYDRYVAICHPLRYNVLMSIRTCARLVSWTWAGGSVMGMMVTLIVFHLTFCGSNVIHHFLCHVFSLLKLACGNENSSVTLGVILVCVSALMGCLFLIILSYIFIVAAILRIPSVEGRHKTFSTCVSHLTIVIVHYSFASIIYLKPKGPHSMDSNTLMATTYTVFTPFLSPIIFSLRNKELKNAIKKSFQRKFSPLRS, encoded by the coding sequence ATGGTGTCTGAATTCATTCTCGTGGGCTTCTCCACCTTCCCACAGCATCTCCTGCCTGTCTTCTTTCTGTTCTACTTGCTGATGTACCTGTTCACGCTGCTGGGGAACCTGCTCATCATGGCTACTATTTGGAGTGAGCGCAGCCTGCACACGCCCATGTACCTCTTCCTGTGTGCCCTGTCCACCTCTGAGATTCTGTTCACTGTTGCCGTCACCCCCCGCATGCTGGTTGACATGCTCTCCAGCCACCGTTCCATCACCTTTGTGgcctgtgccacccagatgttcTTCTCCTTCACGTTTGGCTTCACCCATTCCTTCTTGCTTATGATCATGGgttatgaccgctatgtggccatctgccaccCCCTACGCTACAACGTGCTCATGAGCATCCGCACCTGTGCCCGTTTGGTGTCCTGGACCTgggctggtggctcagtcatggGGATGATGGTGACCCTGATAGTTTTTCACCTCACCTTCTGTGGGTCTAATGTGATTCATCATTTTCTCTGCCATGTGTTTTCCCTCTTAAAGTTGGCTTGTGGGAATGAGAATTCCTCAGTCACCTTGGGTGTGATCCTTGTGTGTGTCTCAGCTCTGATGGGCTGTTTATTCCTCATCATCCTCTCCTATATCTTCATCGTGGCGGCCATATTGAGGATCCCCTCTGTTGAGGGAAGGCACAAGACCTTCTCCACCTGTGTGTCCCACCTCACTATTGTTATTGTGCACTACAGTTTTGCCTCCATTATCTACCTCAAGCCGAAGGGCCCCCATTCTATGGACAGTAACACCCTGATGGCCACCACCTATACAGTCTTTACCCCGTTTCTCAGCCCAATCATTTTCAGCCTCAGGAATAAGGAGCTCAAGAATGCCATAAAGAAAAGCTTCCAGAGAAAATTCAGTCCCTTACGCTCCTGA
- the OR10H1E gene encoding olfactory receptor family 10 subfamily H member 1E (The RefSeq protein has 2 substitutions compared to this genomic sequence), which translates to MVSEFILVGFSTFPQHLLPAFFLFYLLMYLFTLLGNLLIMATVWSERSLHTPMYLFLCALSTSEILFTVAVTPRMLVDMLSSHHSITFVACATQMFFSFMFGFTHSFLLMIMGYDRYVAICHPLRYNVLMSIRTCARLVSWTWASGSVMGMMVTLIVFHLTFCGSNMIYHFGCHVFSLLKLACGKETSSVTLGVILVCVSALMGCLFLIVLSYVFIVAAILRIPSAEGRTKTFSTCVSHLTVVIVHYGFASIIYLKPRSSMDSNTLMATTYTVFTPFLSPIIFSLRNKELKNAIKKSFQRKFRPLGS; encoded by the coding sequence ATGGTGTCTGAATTCATCCTCGTGGGCTTCTCCACCTTCCCACAGCatctcctgcctgccttctttctgttctACTTGCTGATGTACCTGTTCACGCTGCTGGGGAACCTGCTCATCATGGCTACTGTCTGGAGTGAGCGCAGCCTGCACACGCCCATGTACCTCTTCCTGTGTGCCCTGTCCACCTCTGAGATTCTGTTCACTGTTGCCGTCACCCCCCGCATGCTGGTTGACATGCTCTCCAGCCACCACTCCATCACCTTTGTGgcctgtgccacccagatgttcTTCTCCTTCATGTTCGGCTTCACCCATTCCTTCTTGCTTATGATCATGGGTTATGACCGCTACGTGGCCATCTGCCACCCCCTACGCTACAACGTGCTCATGAGCATCCGCACCTGTGCCCGTTTGGTGTCCTGGACCTGGGCTAGTGGCTCAGTCATGGGGATGATGGTGACCCTGATAGTTTTTCACCTCACCTTCTGTGGGTCTAATATGATCTACCATTTTGGCTGCCATGTGTTTTCCCTCTTAAAGTTGGCCTGTGGGAAGGAGACATCCTCGGTTACATTGGGTGTGATCCTCGTGTGTGTCTCAGCTCTGATGGGCTGTTTATTCCTCATCGTCCTCTCTTATGTTTTCATCGTGGCTGCCATATTAAGGATCCCCTCTGCTGAGGGCAGAACCAAGACCTTCTCCACGTGTGTCTCCCACCTCACTGTGGTCATTGTGCACTATGGTTTTGCCTCCATTATCTACCTCAAGCCCAGGAGCTCTATGGACAGTAACACCCTGATAGCCACCACCTATACAGTCTTCACCCCATTTCTCAGCCCAATCATTTTCAGCCTCAGGAATAAGGAGCTCAAGAATGCCATAAAGAAAAGCTTCCAGAGAAAATTCAGTCCCCTAGGCTCCTGA
- the LOC484861 gene encoding olfactory receptor 10H4, whose amino-acid sequence MVSEFILVGFSTFSRHLLPVFFLIYLLMYLFTLLGNLLIMATVWSDHSLHTPMYLFLCALSTSEILFTVTVTPRMLVDILSSHHSITFVACATQMFFSFTFGFTHSFLLTIMGYDRYVAICHPLRYNVLMSTDTCARLVSWTWAGGSVIGMTVTLLVFHLTFCGSNVIHHFVCHVLSLLKLACGNETSSVTLSVILVCLSALMGCLFLIILSYVFIMSTILRIPSAEGRHKTFSTCVSHLTVVIVHYGFASIIYLKPKSLHSMDSNTLMATTYTVFTPFLSPIIFSLRNKELKNAIKKSFQRKFSPLGS is encoded by the coding sequence ATGGTGTCTGAATTCATCCTTGTGGGCTTCTCCACATTCTCAAGGCATCTCCtgcctgtcttcttcctgatttACCTGCTGATGTACCTGTTCACGCTGCTGGGGAACCTGCTCATCATGGCTACTGTCTGGAGTGACCACAGCCTGCACACACCCATGTACCTCTTCCTGTGTGCCCTGTCCACCTCTGAGATTCTGTTCACTGTTACTGTCACCCCTCGCATGCTGGTTGACATACTCTCTAGCCACCACTCTATCACCTTTGTGgcctgtgccacccagatgttcTTCTCCTTCACATTTGGCTTCACCCATTCCTTCTTGCTAACGATCATGGGCTATGACCGCTACGTGGCCATCTGCCACCCTCTGCGCTACAACGTGCTCATGAGCACCGACACCTGTGCTCGTCTGGTGTCTTGGACCTGGGCTGGTGGCTCAGTAATAGGGATGACGGTAACCCTGTTAGTTTTTCACCTCACCTTCTGTGGGTCTAATGTGATCCACCATTTTGTCTGCCATGTACTTTCCCTCCTAAAATTGGCCTGTGGGAATGAGACATCCTCTGTAACCTTGAGTGTGATCCTGGTGTGTCTCTCAGCCCTGATGGGCTGCTTATTCCTCATCATCCTCTCCTATGTCTTCATCATGTCCACCATATTGAGAATCCCCTCTGCTGAGGGCAGGCACAAGACCTTCTCCACGTGTGTCTCCCACCTCACTGTGGTCATTGTGCACTATGGTTTTGCCTCCATTATCTACCTCAAGCCCAAGAGCCTCCATTCCATGGACAGTAACACCCTGATGGCCACCACCTATACAGTCTTTACCCCGTTTCTCAGCCCAATCATTTTCAGCCTCAGGAATAAGGAGCTCAAGAATGCcataaagaaaagctttcagaGAAAATTCAGTCCCCTAGGCTCTTGA